A DNA window from Acidihalobacter prosperus contains the following coding sequences:
- a CDS encoding bifunctional diguanylate cyclase/phosphodiesterase: protein MHDLHTAYNMPLVGLSFVVATMASFTALELARRVSEHGAGRRADLWLITGAIIMGLGIWSMHFIGMLAFETGMRIHYATGLTVLSMAVAIAASGFALHIATRSQLGARRLVISGLLMGGGIASMHYIGMAAMIMPARPHYDPFILGLSIVIAVVAATAALWMTYHLSRKHAQMLPPMRLRLAASLAMGIAICGMHYTGMAAVEYTPLATNTLIPGGNDLNRFWLAVALGSIMVILLAATLLIVLVETRLADHERAERALKNRFENTSRALHHEQIRGQVTLDAIADGVITTDLDGRVIHLNPMAEQMSGWSAETALSRPVAEILSILHETTRRPVTLPMDAVFDEHRTSRLPSVNLINAADQSEIAVDLMASPIRDDDDSLIGAVVVFRDISQRQELTRKLNYQARHDALTGLYNRTEFDERLREAIRSCQEEEREHALVYFDLDHFKLVNDTGGHIAGDELLKQLSLLLRSCFREADAIARLGGDEFGVIMRDCPPVMARRLAEKLRETVEHFRFTWKDRTYSIGISAGLVSINAFGSDVTRLLSAVDAACYLAKDNGRNRIEIYDEKAELLASRGQEMEWAHRIREALDNDHFVLYCQHISALNPGSQPAHCEVLLRYRDEHGQISPPMSFIPTAERYFLMPAIDRWVIRNVLDLLSRQREQDDTPHTYSINLSGQSLGDAGLIDYITERLGETGVDPGCLCFEITETAAITNLGHAREFIRKLKALGVRFSLDDFGSGMSSFAYLKDLPVDYIKIDGCFIRDLLDDSLDHAIVTSICDIGRVLGIKTVAEYVETESVIERLREIGIDYAQGFWIGKPQPIPENSQAAAAKTAALAPAAAQPT from the coding sequence ATGCACGACCTGCACACCGCCTACAACATGCCGCTGGTCGGCCTCTCCTTCGTGGTTGCCACGATGGCCTCCTTCACGGCGCTGGAACTGGCCCGCCGCGTTTCCGAGCACGGCGCGGGCCGCCGTGCCGATCTCTGGCTCATCACCGGCGCGATCATCATGGGGCTGGGCATCTGGTCGATGCACTTCATCGGCATGCTCGCCTTCGAGACCGGCATGCGCATCCACTACGCGACCGGCCTCACCGTGCTGTCGATGGCGGTCGCCATCGCGGCCTCCGGTTTCGCCCTGCATATCGCCACGCGCAGCCAGCTCGGCGCCCGACGGCTCGTCATCAGCGGGCTGCTGATGGGCGGCGGCATCGCCTCGATGCACTACATCGGCATGGCGGCGATGATCATGCCCGCCCGCCCGCACTACGACCCGTTCATTCTCGGGCTGTCGATCGTCATCGCCGTGGTCGCCGCCACGGCGGCGCTATGGATGACCTACCACCTCTCGCGCAAGCATGCGCAGATGCTGCCGCCGATGCGCCTGCGCCTCGCGGCGTCGCTGGCCATGGGCATCGCCATCTGCGGCATGCACTACACCGGAATGGCAGCGGTCGAGTACACCCCCCTCGCCACCAATACCCTCATCCCCGGCGGCAACGACCTCAACCGCTTCTGGCTCGCGGTCGCCCTGGGCAGCATCATGGTGATCCTGCTCGCCGCCACCCTGCTGATCGTGCTCGTCGAGACGCGGCTGGCCGACCACGAGCGCGCCGAACGGGCGCTCAAAAACCGCTTCGAAAACACCTCGCGCGCGCTGCACCACGAGCAGATCCGCGGTCAGGTGACACTGGATGCCATCGCCGACGGCGTGATCACCACCGATCTCGACGGACGCGTGATCCACCTCAACCCCATGGCCGAGCAAATGAGCGGCTGGTCCGCGGAAACGGCACTGAGCCGCCCCGTGGCGGAGATACTGTCGATCCTGCACGAAACCACCCGTCGTCCCGTCACCCTGCCGATGGATGCGGTCTTCGACGAACACCGCACCTCGCGTCTGCCCTCGGTCAACCTGATCAACGCCGCCGACCAGAGCGAGATCGCCGTCGACCTGATGGCCTCGCCCATCCGCGACGACGACGACAGCCTGATCGGCGCGGTGGTCGTGTTCCGCGACATCAGCCAGCGCCAGGAGCTGACCCGCAAGCTCAACTACCAGGCACGCCACGACGCCCTCACCGGCCTCTACAACCGCACGGAGTTCGACGAGCGCCTGCGCGAGGCCATCCGTTCTTGCCAGGAGGAGGAGCGCGAACACGCGCTGGTGTACTTCGACCTCGACCACTTCAAACTGGTCAACGACACCGGCGGCCACATCGCCGGCGACGAGCTGCTCAAGCAGCTCAGCCTGCTGCTGCGCAGCTGCTTCCGCGAAGCCGACGCCATCGCCCGCCTCGGCGGCGACGAATTCGGCGTGATCATGCGCGACTGCCCACCGGTGATGGCCCGCCGGCTGGCCGAAAAGCTGCGCGAAACGGTCGAACACTTCCGCTTCACCTGGAAGGACCGTACCTACAGCATCGGCATCAGCGCCGGTCTGGTCAGCATCAACGCCTTCGGCAGCGACGTCACCCGCCTGCTCAGCGCCGTGGATGCCGCCTGCTATCTGGCCAAGGACAATGGCCGCAACCGCATCGAAATCTACGACGAAAAGGCCGAGCTGCTGGCCTCGCGCGGCCAGGAAATGGAGTGGGCGCACCGCATCCGCGAGGCCCTGGACAACGATCATTTCGTGCTCTACTGCCAGCACATCAGCGCCCTGAATCCCGGTTCGCAGCCGGCTCACTGCGAGGTACTGCTGCGCTACCGCGACGAACACGGCCAGATTTCCCCGCCGATGAGCTTCATCCCCACCGCCGAACGCTACTTCCTGATGCCGGCCATCGATCGCTGGGTGATCCGCAACGTCCTCGACCTCCTGAGCCGCCAACGCGAGCAGGACGACACACCGCACACCTACTCGATCAACCTCTCCGGCCAAAGCCTGGGCGACGCCGGACTGATCGACTACATCACCGAACGCCTAGGCGAAACCGGCGTCGACCCCGGCTGCCTGTGCTTCGAAATCACCGAAACCGCGGCCATCACCAACCTCGGCCATGCGCGCGAATTCATCCGCAAACTCAAGGCCTTGGGCGTACGCTTCTCGCTGGACGATTTCGGCAGCGGCATGTCCTCCTTTGCCTACCTCAAGGATCTGCCGGTCGACTACATCAAGATCGACGGCTGCTTCATCCGCGATCTGCTCGACGACAGCCTCGATCACGCCATCGTCACCTCGATCTGCGACATCGGCCGCGTGCTCGGCATCAAGACCGTGGCCGAATACGTGGAAACCGAATCCGTGATCGAGCGTCTGCGCGAGATCGGCATCGACTACGCCCAGGGTTTCTGGATCGGCAAGCCGCAGCCGATACCGGAAAACAGCCAGGCAGCCGCGGCGAAGACCGCCGCCCTCGCGCCAGCCGCCGCGCAACCGACCTGA
- a CDS encoding YbhB/YbcL family Raf kinase inhibitor-like protein, giving the protein MRFTCDGAGLAPPLSWAAPPAGTRSLALIVTDPDAPDPKAPRMTWVHWVLYDLPPTAGRLAEGAKAPPRGARGGLSSWNRTGYGGPCPPIGRHRYFFRLYALDTRPDFASPPDRAALLAAMRGHVLAEATLMGTYRRPGR; this is encoded by the coding sequence GTGCGCTTCACCTGCGACGGCGCGGGGCTGGCACCGCCATTGAGCTGGGCCGCGCCGCCGGCCGGCACGCGCAGCCTCGCCCTGATCGTGACCGATCCGGACGCGCCCGATCCGAAGGCGCCGCGCATGACGTGGGTGCATTGGGTGCTCTACGATCTGCCGCCGACGGCGGGCCGTCTGGCCGAGGGCGCGAAGGCGCCACCGCGCGGCGCACGGGGCGGTTTGAGCAGCTGGAACCGAACGGGGTATGGCGGTCCGTGCCCGCCGATCGGGCGGCACCGCTATTTCTTTAGGCTGTACGCGCTCGACACGCGCCCCGATTTCGCATCCCCGCCCGACCGTGCGGCCCTGCTCGCTGCGATGCGCGGTCATGTGCTCGCCGAGGCGACGCTGATGGGCACCTACCGCCGTCCGGGGCGCTAA
- a CDS encoding LysR family transcriptional regulator, giving the protein MTNWEDLRHFLAVAQAGSLSGAARTLKVDHATVSRRLAALERRLEARLVERLPRECRLTATGERVYALASEIESQAFAIDRIARGEQAQLKGEVTVSATPMTVEAILAVRLGDFRRRYPGIQLSLSAQNLFVSLTRREADIAVRMDAPGEQNNVARKLGQIPFALYSSRDYPHLDRPEAWEFIFYDAQFESVSNQQWLIQAAGTREVACRVSTTAGQQAAARAGAGVANLPCFLGDADEQLVRLPFDGEAHMPDLWLVVHSDLRRSAPVRAVMDYLVEVFAEFCEVAVDRGA; this is encoded by the coding sequence ATGACCAACTGGGAAGATCTCCGTCATTTTCTGGCCGTGGCGCAGGCCGGCAGCCTTTCCGGTGCAGCGCGGACCCTGAAAGTGGATCACGCGACCGTAAGTCGCCGATTGGCCGCGCTGGAGCGTCGGCTGGAGGCGAGGCTGGTCGAGCGGTTGCCGCGTGAGTGCCGCCTGACCGCGACGGGCGAGCGCGTGTACGCGCTCGCCTCGGAAATCGAGAGTCAGGCCTTCGCAATCGATCGTATTGCCCGCGGCGAACAGGCGCAGCTCAAGGGCGAGGTGACCGTGAGCGCGACGCCGATGACGGTGGAAGCCATTCTCGCCGTTCGCTTGGGGGATTTCCGTCGGCGTTATCCGGGTATCCAGCTTTCGTTGTCGGCGCAGAACTTGTTCGTGTCGCTCACTCGGCGCGAGGCCGATATCGCGGTACGCATGGATGCGCCGGGCGAACAGAACAATGTGGCGCGCAAACTGGGCCAGATTCCTTTCGCGCTTTACAGCAGCCGGGATTATCCACACCTGGATCGGCCCGAGGCCTGGGAATTCATTTTTTATGACGCCCAGTTCGAGTCGGTGTCCAATCAGCAATGGTTGATTCAAGCCGCCGGTACGCGTGAGGTGGCCTGCCGGGTAAGCACAACCGCCGGGCAGCAGGCCGCTGCGCGAGCGGGTGCCGGCGTCGCCAACCTGCCCTGTTTTCTAGGGGACGCAGATGAACAACTGGTGCGTCTGCCCTTTGACGGCGAAGCGCATATGCCTGATTTGTGGTTGGTGGTTCACAGCGACCTAAGGCGTTCTGCGCCCGTTCGCGCGGTCATGGATTATCTGGTGGAGGTTTTCGCGGAATTCTGCGAGGTTGCCGTGGACCGAGGAGCGTAG